One Cupriavidus taiwanensis LMG 19424 DNA segment encodes these proteins:
- a CDS encoding DMT family transporter, with protein sequence MPHASTALLTALAMLAFAGNSLLCRLALKGTTIDAGTFTLARVAAAAAVLWLIVMARRQAGRKGAGARTLGGNWLSALALFCYAAAFSFAYERLSAGTGALLLFAAVQATMTGYGLYAGEPLRLQQWAGLALALTGLVWLMLPSLATPPLASSLLMIAAGIAWGIYSLHGRRAADPVETTAGNFVRAVPMALALGAAIQAQRSLDGTGLAYAVVSGALTSGLGYVIWYAAVPRLRASTAATVQLSVPVIAAVGGIALLGEALTLRLALSAAAVLGGIALVILGKRAERA encoded by the coding sequence ATGCCGCACGCAAGCACCGCGTTGCTGACCGCGCTGGCCATGCTGGCATTTGCCGGCAATTCGCTGCTGTGCCGGCTGGCGCTGAAAGGCACCACCATCGATGCCGGCACGTTTACGCTGGCGCGCGTCGCGGCCGCGGCGGCGGTGTTGTGGCTGATCGTGATGGCGCGGCGGCAGGCCGGGCGCAAGGGCGCCGGCGCCAGGACGCTGGGCGGCAACTGGCTATCGGCACTGGCCCTGTTCTGCTATGCCGCGGCATTTTCGTTCGCGTATGAGCGGCTGAGCGCCGGCACCGGGGCGTTGCTGCTGTTTGCCGCGGTGCAGGCCACCATGACGGGCTACGGGCTCTATGCCGGCGAGCCGCTGCGCTTGCAGCAGTGGGCCGGCCTGGCGCTGGCGCTGACAGGCCTGGTCTGGCTGATGCTGCCAAGCCTCGCGACGCCGCCGCTGGCCTCATCGCTGCTGATGATCGCGGCGGGCATCGCCTGGGGCATCTATTCGCTGCATGGCAGGCGCGCCGCGGACCCGGTCGAGACCACGGCGGGCAACTTCGTGCGCGCCGTGCCCATGGCGCTGGCGCTCGGTGCCGCGATCCAGGCGCAGCGCTCGCTGGATGGCACCGGGCTTGCCTATGCGGTGGTTTCCGGCGCCCTCACCTCGGGGCTGGGCTATGTGATCTGGTACGCCGCGGTGCCGCGCCTGCGCGCGTCGACCGCGGCCACCGTGCAGCTGAGCGTGCCGGTCATCGCCGCGGTGGGGGGCATCGCCTTGCTCGGCGAAGCCCTGACCTTGCGCCTGGCGCTGAGCGCGGCGGCGGTGCTGGGCGGCATCGCGCTGGTGATCCTGGGCAAGCGGGCCGAGCGCGCCTAG
- a CDS encoding malate/lactate/ureidoglycolate dehydrogenase: MSESRIPTRALHQWVTDLWLAAGSTAQEAQLTADHLVGANLSGHDSHGVGMIPRYVLAWQANELQLNQRVSVLQDAGSLLSLDGNRGMGQAVTAQAMEMAIARAREHGVCVMGLRQSHHLGRVGHWAEQATAAGMISIHFVNVLSKPIVAPHGGYDARYGTNPFTIGVPMDGEAPLVLDFATSAIALGKVRVAHNKGVPVAAGSLLDAQGGPTTDAAVMYPPAGTPQGALRPFGEHKGHVLAVMCELLGAAVTGGHTIRPETLRHEHAVWNNMLAIVFDPARLGTSTSFGHEVAAFADWMKSARLQPGQHGIHLPGEPERACRAARAQQIAIDAGTLAQLDDAAARVADARASAHPAPGPLSALARG; the protein is encoded by the coding sequence ATGAGCGAATCCCGCATTCCCACCCGCGCGCTGCACCAGTGGGTGACCGATCTCTGGCTTGCCGCCGGCAGCACCGCACAGGAAGCGCAACTGACGGCCGACCACCTGGTCGGCGCCAACCTGAGCGGACATGACTCCCACGGCGTTGGCATGATCCCGCGCTATGTGCTGGCGTGGCAGGCGAACGAGCTGCAGCTGAACCAGCGGGTCAGCGTGCTGCAGGACGCCGGCAGCCTGCTCAGCCTGGACGGCAACCGCGGCATGGGGCAGGCGGTGACGGCGCAAGCCATGGAGATGGCCATTGCCCGCGCGCGCGAGCACGGTGTCTGCGTGATGGGGCTGCGACAGTCGCACCACCTCGGGCGGGTCGGCCACTGGGCCGAGCAGGCCACGGCCGCGGGCATGATCTCGATCCACTTCGTCAACGTGCTGTCCAAGCCGATCGTTGCGCCCCACGGTGGCTACGACGCGCGCTACGGCACCAACCCGTTCACCATCGGCGTGCCGATGGACGGCGAGGCGCCGCTGGTGCTGGACTTTGCCACCAGCGCCATCGCGCTGGGCAAGGTGCGCGTGGCCCACAACAAGGGCGTACCGGTGGCCGCCGGCAGCCTGCTCGATGCGCAGGGCGGGCCCACCACCGATGCGGCCGTGATGTACCCGCCCGCCGGCACGCCGCAGGGGGCCTTGCGGCCCTTCGGCGAGCACAAGGGCCATGTGCTGGCGGTGATGTGCGAGCTGCTAGGGGCCGCGGTCACGGGCGGCCATACCATCCGTCCGGAAACGCTGCGGCACGAGCATGCGGTCTGGAACAACATGCTGGCGATCGTGTTCGATCCGGCGCGGCTGGGCACCAGCACCTCGTTCGGGCATGAAGTCGCGGCCTTCGCCGACTGGATGAAAAGCGCGCGGCTGCAGCCCGGCCAGCACGGCATCCACTTGCCCGGCGAACCCGAGCGCGCCTGCCGCGCAGCGCGCGCACAGCAGATCGCGATCGATGCCGGCACGCTGGCGCAACTGGACGACGCCGCGGCGCGCGTGGCCGACGCGCGGGCCAGCGCGCATCCCGCGCCCGGTCCGCTGTCTGCGCTGGCGCGCGGCTGA
- a CDS encoding flavin reductase family protein, whose amino-acid sequence MMSALAQLSYDTEACNDSGQGDDAAAIGRDGAARRALRDALGQFATGVTVVTAAGADGRAVGVTINAFASVSLAPPLLLWCLARSSGSLPVLRAAPCHAINVLGSDQLEVCRRFAARGDDRFAGIAHRSGPCGTVLIDGTLAYFICRHRSVRAVGDHVLFVVEVVAYGASPGTPLVFHGGAFADARCGREPRAG is encoded by the coding sequence ATGATGTCCGCCCTGGCCCAGCTCTCCTACGACACCGAGGCCTGCAATGACAGCGGCCAGGGGGACGATGCCGCCGCCATCGGCCGCGATGGCGCGGCGCGCCGCGCCTTGCGCGATGCGCTGGGGCAGTTTGCCACCGGCGTGACGGTGGTCACGGCCGCCGGCGCCGACGGTCGCGCGGTCGGCGTGACGATCAACGCGTTCGCTTCCGTGTCGCTTGCGCCGCCATTGCTGCTGTGGTGCCTGGCACGCAGCTCGGGCAGCCTGCCGGTGTTGCGCGCCGCCCCCTGCCACGCGATCAACGTGCTCGGCAGTGACCAGCTCGAGGTGTGCCGGCGCTTCGCGGCGCGTGGCGATGATCGCTTCGCCGGCATCGCCCATCGTTCCGGCCCGTGCGGCACGGTGCTGATCGACGGCACGCTGGCCTACTTTATCTGCCGGCACCGCTCGGTGCGCGCGGTGGGCGACCATGTGCTGTTTGTCGTCGAAGTCGTGGCCTATGGCGCGTCGCCGGGCACGCCGCTGGTGTTCCATGGCGGCGCCTTTGCCGACGCGCGGTGCGGGCGCGAACCGCGCGCGGGCTAG
- a CDS encoding pyridoxal-phosphate-dependent aminotransferase family protein: MVHLDFHPSGRHFLQIPGPSPVPDRILRAMSYPTIDHRGPEFGALGRKVLAGIKEIFKTRHPVIIYPASGTGAWEAALTNTLSPGDHVLMFETGHFATLWKKMAEALGLRPEFLGLPGIEGWRRGVQADMIEARLREDSGHAIRAVCVVHNETSTGVTSDIAAVRRAIDAAGHPALLLVDTISGLGSADYRHDEWGVDVTVSGSQKGLMLPPGISFNALSPKAIAASQHARLPRAFWGWAEIIESNKNGYWPYTPNTNLLYGLSEALDMILGEGLEQVFARHQRLAEATRQAVRAWGLEIQCADPAVYSPVLTGVMMPDGVDADAVRKLIYERFDMSLGQALGKMRGRMFRIGHLGDCNDLTLMATLAGCEMGLKLAGVPLAGSGVTAAMASLAAHADKPVLKAAA, encoded by the coding sequence ATGGTTCACCTCGATTTCCATCCCTCTGGCCGCCACTTCCTGCAGATCCCGGGCCCGAGCCCGGTGCCGGACCGCATCCTGCGCGCGATGAGCTATCCGACCATTGACCACCGTGGCCCGGAGTTCGGCGCACTCGGCCGCAAGGTGCTGGCGGGCATCAAGGAAATCTTCAAGACCCGGCACCCGGTGATCATCTATCCGGCGTCGGGCACCGGTGCCTGGGAAGCGGCGCTGACCAACACGCTCAGTCCGGGCGACCACGTGCTGATGTTCGAGACCGGGCATTTCGCAACCTTGTGGAAGAAGATGGCCGAGGCCCTGGGCCTGCGGCCGGAGTTCCTGGGCCTGCCCGGCATCGAGGGCTGGCGCCGCGGCGTGCAGGCCGACATGATCGAGGCGCGCCTGCGCGAGGACAGCGGCCATGCGATACGCGCGGTCTGCGTGGTGCACAACGAGACCTCGACGGGCGTGACCTCGGATATCGCCGCGGTGCGCCGGGCCATCGATGCCGCCGGGCACCCGGCGCTGCTGCTGGTGGACACGATCTCCGGGCTGGGTTCGGCCGACTACCGCCATGACGAGTGGGGCGTCGACGTGACCGTGTCCGGCTCGCAGAAGGGCCTGATGCTGCCGCCGGGCATCAGCTTCAACGCGCTGTCGCCCAAGGCAATCGCCGCCAGCCAGCACGCCCGGCTGCCGCGCGCGTTCTGGGGCTGGGCCGAGATCATCGAATCGAACAAGAACGGCTACTGGCCGTACACGCCCAACACCAACCTGCTGTACGGCCTGTCCGAGGCGCTCGACATGATCCTGGGCGAGGGCCTGGAGCAGGTCTTCGCCCGCCACCAGCGGCTGGCGGAGGCGACGCGCCAGGCCGTCCGCGCGTGGGGCCTGGAGATCCAGTGCGCGGACCCCGCGGTGTACAGCCCGGTGCTGACCGGCGTGATGATGCCCGACGGCGTCGACGCGGATGCGGTGCGCAAGCTGATCTATGAGCGTTTCGACATGTCGCTGGGGCAGGCGCTGGGCAAGATGCGCGGCCGCATGTTCCGCATCGGCCATCTCGGCGATTGCAATGACCTGACCCTGATGGCCACGCTCGCCGGTTGCGAGATGGGGCTGAAACTGGCGGGCGTGCCGCTCGCCGGCAGCGGCGTGACCGCGGCGATGGCCTCGCTCGCTGCGCACGCCGACAAGCCGGTGCTCAAGGCCGCCGCCTGA
- a CDS encoding GntR family transcriptional regulator, giving the protein MQKSDSDDQAAGVAQHVPPPSLPRLERPRLHDTVVEHLRQFIVEGIFAPGTKLNERELCETLGISRTPLREALKVLAAEGLIDLLPNRGASISRMSEAEVRESFELMSGLEAFSGELACERITAAELAQIKALHYAMLACRAQNDLPGYYSRNQEIHDRINEAARNGALRHTYQSINRRLQALRFRSNQQSGKWDEAVEDHEEMIRALESRDGKRLAAVLKRHLLEKRDAVLPLVSGDGTGTRHPLNATHT; this is encoded by the coding sequence ATGCAAAAATCAGATAGCGATGATCAGGCGGCAGGCGTTGCCCAGCACGTTCCACCGCCATCGCTGCCGCGCCTGGAACGCCCGCGCCTGCATGACACCGTGGTCGAGCACCTGCGCCAGTTCATCGTCGAAGGCATATTCGCGCCGGGCACCAAGCTCAATGAACGCGAGCTGTGCGAGACCCTCGGCATCTCGCGCACGCCGCTGCGCGAGGCGCTCAAGGTACTGGCGGCAGAGGGCCTGATCGACCTGTTGCCCAACCGCGGCGCGAGCATCTCGCGCATGAGCGAGGCCGAAGTCAGGGAGAGCTTCGAGCTGATGAGCGGGCTGGAGGCGTTTTCCGGCGAACTGGCCTGCGAGCGCATCACCGCGGCGGAACTTGCGCAGATCAAGGCGCTGCACTATGCGATGCTGGCCTGTCGCGCCCAAAACGACTTGCCGGGCTACTACAGCCGCAACCAGGAGATCCACGACCGCATCAACGAAGCCGCACGCAACGGGGCGCTGCGCCATACCTACCAGTCGATCAACCGCCGCCTGCAGGCCCTGCGCTTTCGCTCCAACCAGCAAAGCGGCAAATGGGACGAGGCAGTCGAAGACCATGAAGAGATGATCCGGGCCCTGGAATCCCGCGACGGCAAGCGGCTCGCGGCAGTGCTGAAGCGCCACCTGCTGGAGAAGCGCGATGCGGTGCTGCCGCTGGTATCGGGCGACGGCACTGGCACCAGGCATCCTCTGAACGCGACCCACACATAA
- a CDS encoding 2-hydroxy-3-oxopropionate reductase: MSKIGFIGLGVMGKPMVRHLLDGGHAVFAHSRSGVPQDLQDAGVKACASAEDVAKQSETIILMLPDTPDVEKVLFGERGVADGLADTAGGVTVIDMSSISPIATREFARCIEAIGADYIDAPVSGGEVGARAGTLSIMAGGKQEVFDRVLPILQLMGKNITRVGAAGDGQVAKVANQVIVALTIEAVSEALVLAARAGADPARVREALMGGFASSRILEVHGERMIRRTFDPGFRIALHQKDLELALSTARELGVGLPNTASCQQLFNVCNGLGGAAWDHSGLVRAIEHLSSFAIGDTPSAG, from the coding sequence ATGAGCAAGATCGGCTTTATCGGACTTGGCGTGATGGGCAAGCCCATGGTGCGGCACCTGCTGGACGGCGGGCATGCCGTGTTCGCCCACAGCCGCAGCGGCGTGCCGCAAGACCTCCAGGATGCCGGCGTGAAGGCTTGTGCCAGCGCCGAGGACGTGGCGAAGCAGTCGGAGACCATCATCCTGATGCTGCCCGACACGCCCGACGTGGAAAAGGTGCTGTTCGGCGAGCGCGGCGTCGCCGACGGCCTGGCCGATACCGCGGGCGGCGTCACGGTGATCGACATGAGCTCGATCTCGCCAATCGCCACGCGCGAGTTCGCGCGCTGCATCGAGGCCATTGGCGCCGACTACATCGACGCGCCGGTGTCGGGCGGTGAAGTCGGGGCCAGGGCGGGCACGCTGTCGATCATGGCGGGCGGGAAGCAGGAAGTGTTCGACCGCGTGCTGCCCATCCTGCAGCTGATGGGCAAGAACATCACGCGCGTGGGCGCGGCCGGCGACGGGCAAGTGGCGAAGGTGGCCAACCAGGTGATCGTGGCGCTGACCATCGAGGCGGTCAGCGAGGCGCTGGTGCTGGCGGCCCGCGCGGGCGCCGACCCCGCCCGCGTGCGCGAGGCGCTGATGGGCGGCTTTGCCAGTTCGCGCATTCTCGAGGTGCATGGAGAGCGCATGATCCGGCGCACCTTCGACCCGGGCTTCCGCATCGCGCTGCACCAGAAGGACCTGGAGCTGGCGCTGTCGACCGCGCGCGAGCTTGGCGTGGGCCTGCCCAATACCGCGTCGTGCCAGCAGCTGTTCAACGTCTGCAACGGGCTGGGTGGCGCGGCCTGGGACCATTCCGGGCTGGTCAGGGCGATCGAGCATTTGTCCTCGTTTGCCATCGGCGACACGCCTTCCGCCGGCTGA